The window GCTGGCGGTCGTCGCTGCCGGTGGTGCGCCACTGACTTGTCGCAGCGAGCCAAGCCGGTCGCTCGCAACTAACCAGCCCAGTGAACTTCCGATAGCGATCGAAAGGATCAGAAAGGACTTTGATCTCATGCGGCACACGTCACTTTCATCACGCGGTCGCGGCTTGTTCTGCTGAGCGCGACACGAAGAGCAGGTTACTCGGACTTCAATCCGGTCAATTGTATCTGGCCCGATAATCTTTGCCAGCAACCCGTTTGAACCGTTGGAATAGCAACCACCGTATAGGGTTGCAGCATCTCCGAGAAAAACACCCTACCCCAAGGCGATTCGGTTTGAACTCGGTCCGAAAACCGAAAATGTCCGGGAATTAACGCAAAAAGCCCGCCGACCGATTGATCGAAGGGCTTCTCGTTTTTGTTGAGTCGGGGCGACGGACGCGCGGCGGTCGAGGAGGCCTGGAAGGCTCACGAAAAAGGCACGCCTTTTCAAGTTATCCTGATGGACATGCAGATGCCGGAGGTCATGGACGGCTACGAAGCCGCTGCCTTGCTGCGCGCCAAGGGTTATCGTAGTCCGATTATGGCGTTGACGGCTCACGCGATGACGGCCGACCGCGAAAAATGCCTGTCAGCCGGTTGCGACGATTTCGCCACCAAGCCCATCGACCGGCCGAAGCTCATCGCCCAGGTCGCCGCGTACTGCGCGACCAAGGCCGCGACGGCGCTGCCTGAGACTGCTGCGGCACGCTGTTTTCGGTGAGTGCTGTGTAGACTGCGGTTGAAAACGGCGGCGCGGGAAGGGGATCAAGCCAAAGCGACACAAACACCTTCAATTGTAACGATTCTAACTCTTACGACACGCAGCGTCCTTTGCTGCCCAAAAGAACGCGTTTCGATGATCGGCGTTGCGAAAACGCGGCGTAGACTTCGGGATCAGTAGTGTTACGGGGCCGCCCTCATACTTTGC is drawn from Planctomycetia bacterium and contains these coding sequences:
- a CDS encoding response regulator, producing MSRGDGRAAVEEAWKAHEKGTPFQVILMDMQMPEVMDGYEAAALLRAKGYRSPIMALTAHAMTADREKCLSAGCDDFATKPIDRPKLIAQVAAYCATKAATALPETAAARCFR